In the genome of Flexistipes sinusarabici DSM 4947, one region contains:
- the accC gene encoding acetyl-CoA carboxylase biotin carboxylase subunit, with the protein MFKKVLIANRGEIALRIIRACKELGIETVAVYSDADIESLHVAFADESVCIGPRQASESYLNIKNIISAAEIADVDAIHPGYGFLAENPHFAKVCEECGFEFIGPSSEHISLMGNKSKAKETMKNLGVPVVPGSEGAVKDKDEGLKIAEEIGFPVIIKASAGGGGKGMRVAHSELSFLKNFETAKNEAKSAFGNDEVYIEKFIEEPRHIEIQVFGDGAGDALHFFERECSIQRRHQKLLEEGPSPFLTERMREKMGKVSVDAVKGLGYKNAGTIEYLVDKYGNFYFMEMNTRIQVEHPVTEMITGVDLVQLQLKIAAGEPFDISQKDIKIIGHAVECRINAEDPDTFAPSPGKIEAYYAPGGFGVRVDSATYQDYIVLPYYDSMIAKMIVFGKNREEAVNRTKRSLDEFIVEGIKTTVSLHKRILANHAFIKGDVTTDFIDRYMRE; encoded by the coding sequence ATGTTTAAAAAAGTATTGATAGCCAACAGAGGGGAAATAGCACTTAGAATTATACGAGCCTGCAAAGAACTCGGTATAGAAACCGTCGCTGTATATTCGGATGCCGATATTGAATCTCTGCACGTTGCCTTTGCTGATGAATCGGTTTGTATCGGTCCCAGGCAGGCTTCGGAAAGTTATCTCAATATAAAAAATATTATCTCAGCAGCTGAGATTGCTGATGTTGATGCCATTCATCCCGGATATGGATTTTTAGCGGAGAATCCTCATTTTGCAAAGGTTTGTGAAGAGTGCGGTTTTGAATTTATCGGCCCCTCTTCTGAACATATCTCCCTTATGGGCAACAAATCCAAAGCGAAGGAAACGATGAAGAATCTTGGTGTTCCTGTTGTTCCCGGCAGTGAAGGTGCCGTCAAGGATAAGGACGAAGGCTTAAAGATTGCCGAGGAGATAGGTTTTCCTGTAATAATAAAAGCTTCTGCCGGTGGCGGAGGCAAGGGTATGCGGGTTGCTCATTCGGAATTGAGTTTTCTGAAAAATTTTGAAACGGCAAAAAATGAAGCCAAAAGCGCTTTTGGGAATGATGAGGTATATATAGAAAAATTTATTGAGGAACCCAGACATATTGAAATACAGGTTTTCGGAGACGGAGCAGGTGATGCCCTGCACTTTTTCGAAAGGGAATGCTCTATTCAGCGTAGGCATCAGAAGCTGCTTGAGGAAGGACCCAGCCCTTTTCTGACAGAAAGAATGAGAGAAAAAATGGGGAAGGTTTCTGTAGATGCTGTTAAAGGACTGGGCTATAAAAATGCCGGAACAATAGAATATTTGGTTGATAAATATGGTAATTTTTATTTTATGGAGATGAATACGAGGATTCAGGTGGAGCATCCTGTTACTGAGATGATAACGGGTGTGGATCTTGTTCAGCTTCAGCTGAAAATAGCAGCCGGTGAGCCTTTCGATATCTCTCAGAAGGACATTAAAATTATCGGTCATGCCGTTGAGTGCAGGATTAATGCAGAGGATCCGGATACGTTTGCACCTTCTCCGGGCAAAATCGAAGCCTATTATGCCCCCGGCGGCTTTGGTGTGAGGGTTGATTCGGCAACCTATCAGGATTATATCGTTTTACCCTACTATGATTCCATGATAGCAAAAATGATTGTTTTCGGCAAAAACCGCGAGGAAGCTGTTAACAGGACAAAAAGAAGTTTGGACGAATTTATTGTTGAAGGAATCAAGACAACTGTTTCTCTGCATAAGCGGATACTTGCCAACCACGCTTTTATAAAAGGTGATGTCACAACCGATTTTATAGACAGATATATGAGAGAATAA
- the accB gene encoding acetyl-CoA carboxylase biotin carboxyl carrier protein, which produces MDVKEIKELVRFIEKTSLTEFEYESETERIYVNRVSQIPSAPVQQQVETVVKEERKTAEPSEKRESEEKTKGETEGVEVKTPIVGTFYEAPSPGAEPFVKEGDTVRKGQTLCIVEAMKIMNEIEAEFDCKILKKLGVNGEPVEYGEAIFLVEPL; this is translated from the coding sequence ATGGATGTAAAAGAAATTAAAGAATTGGTAAGGTTTATTGAAAAAACATCTCTTACGGAATTCGAATATGAAAGTGAAACCGAACGTATATATGTTAATCGTGTTTCACAGATACCTTCAGCCCCTGTTCAGCAGCAGGTTGAGACTGTGGTTAAGGAAGAGCGTAAAACTGCTGAACCTTCTGAAAAAAGAGAGAGTGAAGAAAAAACCAAAGGGGAAACTGAAGGGGTGGAAGTGAAAACACCCATTGTGGGAACATTTTATGAAGCTCCCTCTCCCGGGGCGGAACCTTTTGTGAAGGAAGGAGACACAGTAAGGAAGGGTCAGACGCTCTGTATTGTGGAGGCAATGAAAATTATGAACGAGATTGAGGCGGAGTTCGATTGCAAAATACTCAAAAAACTTGGTGTAAACGGCGAACCGGTTGAGTACGGTGAAGCCATATTTCTTGTGGAGCCGCTCTAA
- the efp gene encoding elongation factor P — MVLTPNQFKKGKKVEIEGEPYSVVEYLHVKMGRGGANVRTKLKSLLSGNVIERTFKSDEKIKQPDFEEKSMQYLYNDGENYYFMDNESFEQIAISAEDLGDIVNYMPENLSVEVQLFNQNPVGVELPNFVELEIVETEPGIKGDTVTGGTKPAKLSTGGSISVPLFISEGDVVKVDTRDGSYIERVKTTK, encoded by the coding sequence ATGGTGTTAACTCCTAATCAGTTTAAAAAGGGAAAGAAAGTGGAAATTGAAGGTGAACCATATTCTGTTGTCGAGTATCTTCATGTGAAGATGGGAAGAGGTGGTGCAAATGTCAGGACTAAACTGAAAAGTTTGTTGAGCGGTAATGTTATAGAAAGGACATTTAAATCGGATGAGAAGATAAAGCAGCCGGATTTTGAAGAGAAAAGCATGCAGTATTTGTACAACGATGGGGAAAACTATTATTTTATGGACAACGAAAGTTTTGAGCAGATAGCTATTAGCGCCGAAGATCTCGGTGATATTGTCAATTATATGCCTGAAAACCTTAGTGTCGAGGTTCAGCTGTTTAACCAGAATCCGGTGGGTGTGGAACTGCCGAATTTTGTGGAACTTGAAATTGTCGAAACCGAACCGGGCATCAAAGGCGACACTGTTACGGGGGGAACCAAACCGGCAAAATTGTCAACAGGCGGAAGCATAAGTGTGCCGCTTTTTATTTCCGAGGGGGACGTGGTTAAGGTTGACACGAGAGACGGCAGCTACATAGAAAGGGTAAAAACAACCAAATAG
- a CDS encoding M24 family metallopeptidase has product MNRLEKFQAELSARGMECYIVTDNSHVYYLSGFTGTAGYIVFDNGTFIFVTDGRYENQVKNEISGDFKTEIVTSYINYFKDLAERKKKIAVDANCTLDLYLTLSDETTVNVDRDDIISSMRLIKDENEIELIRQSYKIAGDAFLGMLENVEYNITESVWAATLEYNMKIRGADSLSFDTMVASGDRSALPHGRASEKTVKKGEPVMVDYGCKKYYCSDITRIIYDADNSAVNELIDIVYSALQKAVEVVKPGILCSDVDKTAREYISDKGYGKYFNHGLGHGVGIDVHESPAFRKDNNTKLKPGMVLTVEPGIYLPDNFGIRLEDTVLVNETGCEILSGVLDKYVYKIIN; this is encoded by the coding sequence ATGAACAGACTGGAAAAATTTCAGGCGGAACTTTCCGCCCGGGGCATGGAATGTTATATTGTAACGGATAATTCACATGTTTACTATCTGTCCGGATTTACCGGTACGGCCGGGTATATCGTTTTTGATAACGGTACTTTTATTTTCGTGACAGACGGTCGCTATGAAAATCAGGTGAAAAATGAAATTTCAGGTGATTTCAAAACCGAAATAGTAACGTCTTATATTAATTATTTTAAAGATTTAGCAGAAAGGAAAAAGAAGATTGCTGTGGATGCAAACTGTACCCTTGACTTATATTTAACATTATCCGATGAGACCACTGTTAATGTGGACAGGGATGACATAATTTCTTCAATGCGCCTTATAAAAGACGAAAACGAAATTGAGCTGATAAGACAATCCTATAAAATCGCCGGAGATGCTTTTCTTGGTATGCTGGAAAATGTTGAGTATAACATTACTGAATCGGTTTGGGCGGCAACGCTGGAATATAATATGAAAATCCGCGGTGCAGACTCGTTAAGTTTTGACACCATGGTGGCTTCCGGGGATCGTTCCGCTCTGCCGCACGGGCGTGCATCGGAAAAGACGGTTAAAAAAGGTGAGCCGGTTATGGTGGATTACGGCTGCAAAAAATACTACTGCAGCGATATTACAAGAATAATTTACGATGCTGATAATAGTGCAGTCAATGAATTAATAGATATAGTGTATTCGGCTCTGCAAAAAGCGGTTGAGGTTGTAAAGCCGGGAATACTTTGCAGCGATGTTGATAAAACGGCGAGGGAATATATTAGTGATAAGGGTTACGGCAAATATTTCAACCATGGTCTGGGGCATGGGGTTGGTATAGACGTCCATGAAAGCCCGGCGTTCAGAAAAGATAATAATACAAAACTGAAGCCCGGGATGGTGCTTACCGTAGAACCGGGGATATATCTCCCTGATAATTTCGGCATAAGACTTGAGGACACGGTTTTGGTGAATGAAACGGGTTGTGAAATTCTGAGTGGTGTGTTAGATAAATACGTTTATAAAATAATTAATTGA
- the aroQ gene encoding type II 3-dehydroquinate dehydratase: protein MNITIINGPNLNMLGQREKEHYGDFSYKKLVDTVKEHAAYKSVDLDVFQSNHEGEIVSKIQTSESDCFIVNAGAYTHTSIAVRDALAAVSKPFLEVHISNVYARDRFRHSSYLSDIAEGVICGLGIYSYIAAIDYFVHKYSSV, encoded by the coding sequence ATGAATATTACAATTATTAACGGCCCCAACCTAAATATGCTGGGACAAAGGGAAAAAGAACATTACGGTGATTTTTCTTACAAAAAACTGGTGGATACCGTTAAAGAACATGCTGCTTACAAATCCGTGGACTTGGATGTTTTTCAAAGCAATCATGAAGGAGAAATCGTATCCAAAATTCAAACTTCAGAATCGGATTGTTTTATTGTAAATGCCGGAGCTTATACACATACAAGTATAGCTGTAAGGGATGCACTGGCAGCAGTCAGCAAGCCTTTTTTGGAAGTACACATATCCAATGTATATGCAAGGGACCGTTTCAGGCACAGCTCATATCTGTCAGATATCGCCGAAGGTGTTATCTGTGGTCTGGGGATTTATTCTTACATTGCGGCTATCGACTATTTTGTTCACAAATATTCTTCTGTTTGA
- a CDS encoding roadblock/LC7 domain-containing protein, translated as MFKRILDTTLDYVQGVKLLALFDKDGFIVEKTKDESNKSEEIAAEFSSVLRYIDKVTTFLVTGKMNRMVIECDNDIFYLYKINKYYYIIGVLEKNTIIGKLNYVLMMLEPELRKELDI; from the coding sequence ATGTTTAAACGTATACTTGATACCACACTGGATTATGTTCAGGGCGTGAAACTCCTGGCGCTCTTTGACAAGGACGGTTTTATTGTCGAGAAAACGAAAGACGAATCTAACAAGTCCGAAGAGATAGCTGCAGAGTTTTCATCTGTTTTGAGATACATAGATAAAGTTACCACATTTTTGGTTACAGGCAAAATGAACAGAATGGTGATCGAGTGTGACAATGATATTTTTTATCTTTATAAAATAAACAAATATTATTATATCATTGGCGTGTTGGAAAAAAATACAATTATCGGCAAACTTAATTATGTTTTAATGATGCTTGAGCCTGAATTAAGAAAGGAGCTGGATATCTAA